A single genomic interval of Vibrio maritimus harbors:
- a CDS encoding MFS transporter, with protein MNFGKNRNFILLSATLFFFFVTWSFWFSLFPIWLSQHLGLDGANTGIIYSLNAIGALCLQPLYGYIQDRLGLKKHLMWFIAALLVFVGPFIIFIYGPLLQANIFMGAAAGAVYLGAAFFAGVGAIETYVERVGRVSNYEFGKARMWGSLGWAFATFFAGTFININPNINFWLASLSAVIAAIMIMLVKFDDTSSQQDVETNPVKVADLFALVKMPRFHAFALYIFGCACIYGVYDQQFAIYFSSQFPTVEEGNRMFGYLNSLQVFLEAGGMFLAPFFVNRVGAKNSLVIAGFIMATRIIGSGLVDGPIGISAMKLLHAVELPILLIAVFKYFSKNFDTRLASTLYLFGFQFVIQVFTSILSPLVGLSYDVMGFQQTYLILGCVVAVFATVSIFTLVSDKVPSVNDDENTQSKSGDQSLATA; from the coding sequence ATGAATTTTGGTAAGAACAGAAACTTTATACTCCTCAGCGCCACGCTGTTTTTCTTCTTTGTCACTTGGTCATTTTGGTTTTCATTATTTCCAATTTGGCTGAGTCAGCATCTGGGACTGGATGGTGCTAATACCGGCATCATTTACTCGCTAAACGCAATTGGCGCACTGTGTTTGCAGCCGCTTTATGGCTACATTCAGGACCGTCTTGGTCTGAAAAAACATTTGATGTGGTTCATTGCTGCACTCCTTGTGTTTGTTGGTCCGTTTATCATCTTTATCTACGGTCCATTACTGCAAGCCAATATCTTCATGGGTGCGGCAGCCGGTGCTGTTTATCTTGGTGCTGCCTTCTTTGCTGGTGTCGGAGCTATTGAGACCTATGTAGAGCGCGTTGGACGTGTGTCTAACTACGAGTTTGGTAAAGCACGTATGTGGGGTTCATTAGGTTGGGCATTCGCGACCTTTTTTGCTGGCACTTTTATCAACATCAACCCCAATATCAACTTCTGGTTAGCCTCTCTATCTGCGGTTATTGCTGCGATCATGATTATGCTGGTTAAGTTTGATGACACCTCTTCACAGCAAGATGTCGAAACTAACCCAGTAAAAGTCGCTGACCTGTTTGCGCTGGTGAAAATGCCTCGCTTCCACGCTTTTGCACTGTACATCTTCGGCTGTGCCTGTATCTACGGTGTGTATGATCAACAGTTTGCTATCTACTTCTCTTCTCAGTTCCCGACTGTAGAAGAAGGTAACCGTATGTTTGGGTACTTAAACTCTCTGCAGGTGTTCCTTGAGGCTGGCGGTATGTTCTTAGCGCCATTTTTTGTAAACCGTGTCGGTGCCAAGAACTCGTTGGTTATCGCAGGCTTTATCATGGCAACCCGCATTATTGGTTCAGGTCTTGTCGATGGTCCAATCGGTATCTCAGCGATGAAGCTTCTCCATGCGGTTGAGCTACCAATCCTTCTCATTGCAGTATTCAAGTACTTCAGTAAGAACTTTGATACTCGCCTAGCATCGACGTTGTACTTGTTTGGCTTCCAGTTTGTGATTCAAGTGTTCACTAGCATCTTGTCTCCGCTGGTTGGTTTGTCTTACGACGTCATGGGCTTCCAACAAACGTATCTCATCTTGGGTTGTGTTGTCGCTGTATTCGCCACTGTGTCTATCTTCACTCTGGTCAGCGACAAAGTACCTTCAGTTAATGATGACGAGAACACCCAATCAAAGTCCGGTGACCAGTCTCTAGCCACCGCATAA
- a CDS encoding peptide-methionine (S)-S-oxide reductase, with the protein MEKIYFAGGCLWGVQEFMRHLPGVINTQAGRANGTTDNTKTDYDGYAECVLTEFDPEQVSVEQLMDFFFEIIDPYSLNKQGEDVGTKYRTGVYSVNPKHLKLVEQYIAARSDAEKIVVEVLPLSNYVKSDEEHQDRLTLRPDDYCHIPQNLLHKYKR; encoded by the coding sequence ATGGAAAAGATCTATTTTGCTGGTGGATGCTTGTGGGGAGTGCAGGAGTTTATGCGTCACTTGCCAGGTGTGATTAACACGCAAGCTGGCCGAGCCAATGGCACAACCGACAATACAAAAACCGACTACGACGGATATGCGGAGTGTGTGTTGACCGAGTTCGACCCTGAGCAAGTCTCTGTTGAGCAGCTTATGGATTTCTTTTTTGAGATCATCGACCCATACAGCCTCAATAAACAAGGTGAAGATGTCGGGACGAAATACCGCACTGGAGTTTACAGTGTGAATCCTAAGCATTTAAAGCTTGTTGAGCAATATATTGCAGCTCGCTCAGACGCAGAAAAAATCGTGGTTGAGGTGCTACCGCTAAGCAATTACGTCAAGAGTGATGAAGAGCATCAAGACCGGTTGACCCTGCGTCCTGACGACTATTGCCACATCCCTCAAAATCTACTTCACAAATACAAGCGATAG
- a CDS encoding NADPH-dependent FMN reductase, with translation MKFLVFLGSVRESTPPRPARLGARVSLACESLLTKVYPEHEVEIIDPLDLDLGEIFKPEFAYSRKQVPADLKQLADKIAEADGYVMVSPEYNHSMSPALAHLLNHFGSSLFSYKPSAIVTYSAGQWGGARAAVSMRTFLSELGCLPVSAMVHIPNAATVFNEEGASNSNEAQNEWDSYMNRTMAQLVWWAEGAKQQRESLDPNSLIQAFQRDPSQRNAPK, from the coding sequence ATGAAATTCTTGGTCTTTCTCGGTTCTGTTCGCGAGAGTACACCCCCGCGCCCTGCTCGGCTTGGTGCCAGAGTGAGTCTTGCCTGCGAATCTCTTCTGACAAAAGTCTATCCAGAACACGAAGTAGAGATCATCGATCCGCTAGATCTCGACCTTGGGGAGATTTTCAAACCCGAGTTTGCCTATAGTCGCAAACAGGTTCCTGCTGACCTGAAACAGCTAGCCGACAAAATCGCTGAAGCCGATGGCTACGTGATGGTCTCACCCGAATACAATCATTCTATGAGTCCTGCGTTAGCGCACCTTCTCAATCATTTCGGCAGTTCACTGTTCTCTTACAAGCCGAGTGCTATCGTCACTTATTCTGCTGGTCAATGGGGCGGAGCCAGAGCTGCTGTTTCTATGCGAACATTTCTTTCGGAGCTTGGCTGTCTGCCAGTTTCTGCCATGGTCCATATTCCAAACGCCGCCACGGTGTTTAACGAGGAAGGCGCTTCAAATAGCAATGAAGCGCAGAATGAGTGGGACAGCTATATGAATCGAACCATGGCTCAGCTTGTCTGGTGGGCGGAAGGGGCTAAACAGCAACGTGAAAGTCTAGACCCAAACTCACTTATTCAGGCATTTCAGCGCGACCCATCACAAAGAAACGCGCCAAAGTAA